From the Lolium rigidum isolate FL_2022 chromosome 2, APGP_CSIRO_Lrig_0.1, whole genome shotgun sequence genome, one window contains:
- the LOC124693179 gene encoding sphinganine C4-monooxygenase 1-like, with product MAIAVSDELLGTFVPIAVYWLYSGLYVALDGVHRLSSYRLHPKAEEAAKNVVSRAAVVRGVLVQQAFQVVVALTLFAVIGDDSGIAQKQPSAVVIALQFVIAMFVMDTWQYFMHRYMHVNKFLYKHIHSKHHTLVVPYSFGALYNHPLEGLILDTIGGALSFLASGMTPRTSIFFFSFATIKTVDDHCGLWLPGNILHALFSNNSAYHDIHHQLYGNKYNFSQPFFVLWDKILGTYMPYSLEQRKGGGLESRPVKLVEQTKTD from the exons ATGGCGATTGCGGTGTCGGACGAGCTGCTCGGCACGTTCGTGCCGATCGCCGTCTACTGGCTCTACTCCGGCCTCTACGTCGCGCTCGACGGCGTCCACCGCCTCAGCTCCTACCGCCTGCACCCCAAGGCGGAGGAGGCCGCCAAGAACGTCGTGTCCAGGGCCGCCGTCGTCAGGGGCGTCCTCGTCCAGCAGGCCTTCCAGGTCGTCGTCGCCCTCACGCTCTTCGCG GTTATTGGTGATGACAGTGGTATTGCACAGAAGCAACCTTCTGCTGTGGTGATAGCACTTCAATTTGTCATCGCGATGTTTGTTATGGACACATGGCAGTACTTCATGCACAGATACATGCACGTCAACAAGTTTCTATATAAGCACATCCATTCCAAGCACCACACTCTTGTAGTCCCTTATTCCTTTGGAGCTCTTTACAACCATCCTCTTGAGGGACTAATTCTGGACACCATTGGTGGTGCTCTCTCGTTCCTCGCCTCTGGTATGACTCCACGAACGTCCATATTCTTTTTCTCGTTTGCAACCATCAAGACGGTGGATGATCACTGCGGGCTgtggcttcctggtaatatcctcCATGCTTTGTTCAGCAACAACAGCGCTTATCATGACATCCACCACCAGCTCTACGGCAACAAATACAACTTTTCGCAACCTTTCTTTGTCCTTTGGGACAAGATACTAGGGACATACATGCCCTACTCTCTCGAGCAGCGAAAAGGAGGAGGGCTAGAATCAAGGCCAGTTAAATTAGTAGAGCAAACCAAGACTGATTAA